One genomic window of Pirellulales bacterium includes the following:
- a CDS encoding response regulator transcription factor, with translation MVRHSMSSRILLVEDERRIADFLVRGLTEEGYQVEHAADGPTGDHALHHGTWDLVLLDWWLPGEDGIDLLKRFRGRNRSTPVIMLTARDAVPERVAGLDAGADDYLCKPFAFEELLARIRALLRRPEQQSGLVLEKLGIRADLASQRATRETIPLELTAKEFSLLCLFLRHPGTVLSRTRIFDSVWGDQYDGLSNTIEVHVKELRRKLEAYGPRVIQTRRGRGYVFETETGDDD, from the coding sequence CACTCCATGAGTAGTCGCATCCTGCTCGTCGAAGATGAACGGCGGATTGCCGATTTTCTCGTGCGGGGGCTCACCGAAGAGGGGTACCAGGTCGAGCATGCCGCCGATGGCCCCACCGGAGATCATGCCCTCCATCACGGAACGTGGGACCTGGTGCTGCTCGATTGGTGGCTGCCCGGCGAAGACGGCATCGATCTGCTCAAGCGATTCCGCGGCCGCAATCGCTCGACCCCCGTGATCATGCTGACCGCGCGCGACGCCGTGCCCGAACGGGTCGCGGGACTCGACGCCGGCGCGGACGACTATTTGTGCAAGCCCTTCGCCTTCGAGGAACTACTGGCGCGGATTCGCGCGCTCTTACGCCGTCCGGAACAGCAATCGGGGCTGGTGCTCGAGAAGTTGGGCATCCGGGCCGATCTCGCCAGCCAGCGCGCCACGCGCGAGACGATTCCGCTCGAACTGACGGCCAAGGAATTTTCGCTCCTGTGCCTGTTCTTGAGGCATCCTGGCACGGTGCTCTCGCGGACGCGAATCTTCGATAGCGTCTGGGGCGATCAATACGACGGCCTGTCGAACACGATCGAGGTCCACGTGAAGGAACTGCGTCGCAAGCTAGAGGCCTACGGTCCCCGGGTCATTCAAACGCGGCGCGGCCGCGGGTACGTCTTCGAAACCGAAACCGGAGACGACGACTAA
- a CDS encoding preprotein translocase subunit SecA, with amino-acid sequence MNLIGQSLTARVQSWTSGPVGRRLASWSLLLPKIASFEPELLELNDHELRKRSLSIRYRAKAQEPLDRLLPEAFALVREAGRRTMGMRHYDVQMLGGIAMHHHSIAEMQTGEGKTLTATLPLYLNALIGRGVHLATVNDYLARRDAEWMRPIYEMLGMTVGVVETQMSQAKRREAYACDITYGTAKEFGFDFLRDRLLLRRIREGQVDFLGGMLGHDSAGSSEKPVQRGAYYALVDEADSILIDEARTPLIISALPSEAQKIAVECYKWSAGITNEFEDEEHYDYDHERQSVELTAAGRQLVRMLPKPEAMDAVGMFTIYEYVERAIKVERAFTLDRQYVIRDGEIVIVDEFTGRLAEGRKWRDGLHQAVEAREEVKVTVETGQAARVTVQDFFLRYERLAGMTGTASSSSRELHKIYKLRVVPIPTNRPAVRERLDDAVFGTAEAKWDAIIDEVREVHSTGRPILIGTRSIDKSELLSRLLTAIGIEHQVLNANHIATEADIVARAGQRARVTVSTNMAGRGTDIKLGEGIHELGGLHVICTEMHDSARIDRQLIGRCGRQGDPGTFRQYLALDDDILLGGLGPNRSRKLKAQGTDNPGRVRTSGKLFRKAQSRIERRHYRDRKVLMHYEKERKKLQTQMGQDPYLDTAG; translated from the coding sequence TTGAACCTCATCGGTCAATCTCTTACCGCTCGCGTGCAGTCGTGGACCTCGGGGCCCGTGGGGCGTCGGCTGGCGAGCTGGTCGCTGCTGTTGCCGAAGATCGCCTCGTTCGAGCCGGAGTTGCTCGAGTTGAACGATCACGAGCTGCGCAAACGCAGCCTGTCGATACGCTACCGGGCCAAGGCCCAAGAGCCCCTCGATCGTCTGCTGCCCGAGGCATTTGCCCTGGTGCGCGAGGCGGGTCGCCGCACGATGGGCATGCGGCACTACGACGTGCAGATGCTTGGCGGCATCGCTATGCACCACCACTCGATCGCCGAAATGCAGACGGGCGAAGGCAAGACGCTGACGGCCACGCTGCCGCTGTATCTCAATGCGCTGATCGGACGCGGCGTCCACCTGGCCACGGTCAACGACTATCTGGCTCGCCGCGACGCCGAGTGGATGCGGCCGATTTACGAGATGCTGGGCATGACGGTCGGCGTGGTCGAAACGCAGATGTCGCAGGCCAAGCGACGCGAGGCCTACGCCTGCGATATCACCTACGGCACGGCCAAGGAATTCGGCTTCGATTTCCTGCGCGACCGCCTGTTGCTGCGCCGCATTCGCGAAGGCCAGGTCGATTTCCTCGGGGGCATGCTGGGACACGACTCGGCCGGTAGTAGCGAAAAGCCGGTGCAGCGGGGCGCCTACTATGCCCTGGTCGACGAGGCGGACAGTATTCTCATCGACGAGGCCCGCACGCCGCTGATCATCAGTGCCTTGCCCAGCGAGGCGCAAAAGATCGCCGTCGAGTGTTACAAGTGGAGCGCCGGCATCACGAACGAGTTCGAAGACGAAGAGCACTACGACTACGATCACGAGCGGCAGTCGGTCGAGTTGACGGCAGCCGGTCGGCAGCTCGTGCGCATGCTGCCCAAGCCTGAGGCGATGGACGCCGTCGGCATGTTCACGATCTACGAGTACGTGGAGCGGGCCATCAAGGTCGAGCGCGCCTTCACGCTCGATCGTCAGTACGTGATCCGCGATGGCGAAATCGTGATCGTCGACGAGTTCACCGGCCGCCTGGCCGAGGGGCGCAAGTGGCGCGACGGTCTGCATCAGGCCGTCGAGGCCCGCGAGGAGGTCAAGGTGACCGTGGAAACGGGGCAGGCCGCCCGCGTCACCGTGCAGGATTTCTTTCTGCGCTACGAGCGCCTGGCCGGTATGACCGGCACGGCGTCGAGTTCCTCGCGCGAGTTGCACAAAATTTACAAGCTGCGCGTCGTGCCGATTCCCACGAACCGCCCCGCGGTGCGCGAGCGGCTGGACGATGCCGTCTTTGGCACCGCCGAAGCGAAATGGGACGCGATCATCGATGAAGTGCGCGAGGTACACTCCACGGGCCGGCCGATCCTGATCGGCACGCGCTCGATCGACAAATCGGAACTGCTCTCGCGGCTGCTGACGGCCATCGGCATCGAGCACCAGGTGCTCAACGCCAACCATATCGCGACCGAGGCCGATATCGTGGCGCGGGCCGGTCAGCGCGCACGCGTCACCGTGTCGACCAACATGGCCGGCCGCGGTACCGACATCAAGTTGGGAGAAGGGATCCACGAGCTCGGTGGCCTGCACGTCATCTGTACCGAGATGCACGATTCGGCCCGTATCGACCGCCAGTTGATCGGCCGTTGCGGACGCCAGGGGGATCCCGGTACGTTCCGTCAGTATCTGGCGCTCGACGACGACATTCTGCTCGGCGGCCTGGGGCCGAATCGTTCGCGCAAGTTGAAGGCACAAGGCACGGACAATCCCGGCCGCGTCAGGACGAGCGGCAAGCTGTTCCGCAAGGCACAAAGCCGCATCGAACGCCGCCACTACCGCGACCGCAAGGTGCTCATGCACTACGAGAAAGAACGGAAGAAGCTGCAGACGCAAATGGGGCAGGATCCCTACCTCGACACGGCGGGGTAG
- a CDS encoding HTTM domain-containing protein: MHALKNRFVELLSTRVDGASLAMFRIFLGVEVVLTACSLLVPSSASEADYAVGVANHFSMPPAHWFFPYHGFEWVRPWPEPGMTTHCLVLLLAGSFVALGLYYRVAIVVAFLARTYIFLLDESIYNNHYYLECLLLFLLAWMPAAQVFSLDRWRHSRQTSSRRQPASDVPFWSIFLLRAQLFLVYFFGGVTKLQTQYLLDGEPMKTLLRDPGVWAPYEALLPAAFMQPIRELASRAETAYFLGYCGLLYDLLIGFLLVFRRTRALGIVLTLIFHGLNHFLFFDDIGWFPLLGVLSATIFLEPDWPRRFWHAVRERRLPRPEWRWLIGGAILLPGVGAALGWWSAPTPRVAPKRHELIGSVAFAMIVAWVAFQALWPLRHYAIAGDVNWTNEGERFSWRMKSNLKLTRSPVFRVEDARVLGRDAQGAWQIDWQALGTPVTVYHDVAPAAIDWRAMPELFIEYSPFVGERLIYNARHDLPADRPAPTLEESRSRIGSLWQQAFQRPVAGDPLVVPRTLAELLNGWDKQLTADRVPVHLSDAGRYAQIRAAEVEDATPGAPDYDGKLQSLQLALSILLVEPEYGRQLRALLRDSVPLATSGAKSVPAGIYVIDDAALAQTDDKGVMRLDRAKLAPLGAAAQHVFAELERNAHWEWSSLPRTLVYADPQGNYQLLWNQHADLLRLQDSMMQVRPYMIHQYANRIAELWEQEQGRRPRVFVTNYVALVPRPPQLLIDPQADLAAVPLRLFGHNEWILPLDAPRPRP, encoded by the coding sequence TTGCACGCCTTGAAGAACCGCTTCGTCGAGCTGCTTTCCACGCGGGTCGATGGCGCGTCGCTGGCGATGTTCCGCATCTTCCTGGGGGTGGAGGTCGTGTTGACGGCCTGCTCGCTGCTGGTACCCAGCTCGGCGAGCGAAGCCGATTACGCCGTCGGCGTGGCGAACCATTTCTCGATGCCCCCGGCGCACTGGTTCTTTCCCTACCACGGCTTCGAATGGGTACGTCCCTGGCCCGAGCCGGGAATGACCACGCACTGCCTGGTTCTGTTGTTAGCCGGCTCGTTCGTCGCGTTGGGGCTGTACTACCGCGTGGCGATCGTCGTGGCATTCCTGGCCCGCACGTACATCTTTTTGCTCGACGAATCGATCTACAACAACCACTACTATCTCGAGTGTTTGCTCTTGTTCCTGCTCGCCTGGATGCCTGCCGCGCAGGTCTTCAGCCTCGACCGCTGGCGTCATTCGCGCCAGACATCCTCGCGCCGACAGCCTGCCTCGGACGTGCCGTTCTGGTCGATCTTCTTGCTGCGAGCGCAATTGTTTCTCGTGTACTTCTTCGGAGGCGTCACGAAGCTGCAAACGCAGTACCTGCTCGATGGCGAGCCGATGAAAACGCTGCTCCGCGATCCGGGCGTTTGGGCGCCGTACGAAGCCCTGCTGCCCGCCGCGTTCATGCAGCCGATTCGCGAGCTGGCGAGCCGGGCCGAGACCGCCTATTTTCTGGGCTACTGCGGTTTGCTCTACGACCTGCTGATCGGATTCCTGCTCGTTTTTCGCCGCACGCGCGCGCTGGGCATCGTGCTCACGCTCATCTTTCACGGCCTGAACCACTTTTTGTTCTTCGACGATATCGGCTGGTTTCCGCTGTTGGGAGTCTTGTCGGCGACGATCTTCCTCGAGCCCGACTGGCCGCGCCGCTTCTGGCATGCCGTGCGCGAACGTCGTCTTCCCCGCCCCGAGTGGCGCTGGCTGATCGGCGGCGCTATCTTGCTGCCGGGGGTAGGCGCGGCGCTAGGCTGGTGGTCTGCTCCGACGCCACGTGTCGCGCCGAAGCGGCACGAGCTCATCGGCAGCGTGGCGTTCGCCATGATCGTCGCTTGGGTCGCCTTTCAAGCCTTGTGGCCCTTGAGACACTACGCCATCGCCGGCGACGTGAATTGGACCAACGAGGGAGAACGCTTCAGTTGGCGGATGAAGAGCAATCTCAAGTTGACGCGGTCTCCCGTGTTTCGCGTCGAAGACGCACGCGTGCTCGGGCGCGATGCCCAGGGCGCCTGGCAGATCGACTGGCAGGCCTTGGGCACGCCGGTCACGGTCTATCATGACGTGGCCCCCGCGGCGATCGATTGGCGGGCCATGCCCGAGCTGTTCATCGAATACTCTCCCTTCGTTGGCGAGCGATTGATTTACAACGCGCGGCACGATCTTCCCGCCGATCGGCCGGCGCCGACGCTGGAGGAGTCGCGCTCGCGGATCGGCTCGCTTTGGCAACAGGCGTTTCAACGGCCCGTCGCGGGCGATCCCTTGGTCGTCCCGCGGACGCTTGCCGAACTGCTCAACGGCTGGGATAAGCAGCTCACGGCGGACCGTGTCCCCGTGCATCTCAGCGATGCCGGGCGTTACGCCCAGATTCGTGCCGCCGAAGTGGAGGACGCCACCCCGGGCGCGCCCGACTACGACGGCAAGCTCCAGAGCCTGCAACTGGCCCTCTCGATCCTCTTGGTCGAGCCGGAGTATGGCCGCCAATTGCGCGCCTTGTTGCGAGACTCGGTTCCCTTGGCCACCTCCGGCGCGAAGTCGGTTCCCGCGGGCATCTACGTGATCGACGACGCGGCGCTCGCACAAACGGACGACAAGGGCGTGATGCGCCTCGATCGCGCGAAGCTCGCCCCCCTGGGGGCCGCCGCGCAGCACGTGTTCGCTGAGTTGGAACGCAACGCGCATTGGGAGTGGTCGTCGCTGCCGCGGACGCTCGTCTATGCCGACCCGCAGGGCAACTATCAGTTGCTCTGGAATCAGCACGCTGACCTGTTGCGCTTGCAAGACTCGATGATGCAGGTGCGACCCTACATGATTCACCAGTATGCGAATCGTATTGCCGAACTTTGGGAGCAAGAGCAGGGGCGCCGCCCGCGCGTCTTCGTGACGAACTACGTCGCCCTGGTGCCGCGTCCTCCGCAGTTGCTCATCGATCCGCAGGCCGATCTGGCCGCCGTGCCTTTACGGCTTTTTGGCCATAATGAATGGATCCTGCCCCTCGACGCGCCGCGGCCACGGCCGTGA
- a CDS encoding type VI secretion protein ImpB, producing MNWMLMDMNSYFASVEQYLRPELRGRPVGVIPVETDSTCTIAASYEAKQCGVKTGTLVPEARRLCPGIVLVKARPRIYVQIHHRVLQSVDQCAQVERVYSIDEWSFRLRGEDRHPAQAQRLARRIKRQIGKDFGPWMTCSIGIASTRLLAKIASNLQKPDGLVVLEISDLPDRLDHLPLESLCGIGHGMRVRLEGYGIRTVRELWAIRQEQAVRIWGSVAGASWWAGFHGHDEPEQPIQRRSMSHSNVLAPPFRNEESAHGILVKLVCKLAYRLRQVGYSASSLQVSVQDLRGARFSDEIGLPRTNDTPTLLGQFSKLWQRRPASLSPPKKVGVCVTGLELTSQLSRVLFDEIDKLQHISQAIDEINHRWGPSAIYYAPAHPYRDALENKIAFGRIPDECEW from the coding sequence ATGAACTGGATGTTGATGGACATGAACTCTTACTTCGCCTCGGTGGAACAATATCTCCGCCCCGAGTTGCGCGGTCGGCCCGTGGGGGTGATTCCGGTCGAAACCGACAGCACCTGCACGATTGCAGCGAGCTACGAGGCCAAGCAATGCGGCGTGAAGACAGGAACCCTGGTTCCGGAAGCGAGGCGTTTGTGTCCCGGCATCGTGCTGGTCAAGGCGCGCCCGCGGATCTACGTCCAGATCCACCACCGCGTGCTTCAAAGCGTCGACCAATGCGCCCAAGTCGAGCGTGTCTATTCCATCGATGAATGGAGCTTTCGACTGCGAGGCGAAGACCGACATCCCGCGCAGGCCCAACGGCTTGCGCGGCGCATCAAGCGGCAAATCGGCAAAGATTTTGGTCCTTGGATGACGTGCTCCATTGGTATCGCCAGCACGCGCCTGCTGGCCAAAATAGCCAGTAATCTGCAGAAACCGGATGGGCTGGTTGTGCTCGAGATCAGCGACCTGCCCGATCGTCTCGATCATCTGCCGCTCGAAAGTCTCTGCGGCATCGGTCACGGCATGCGCGTGCGTCTCGAGGGATATGGCATCCGGACCGTGCGCGAGCTCTGGGCGATTCGCCAGGAGCAGGCCGTGCGGATTTGGGGGTCGGTAGCGGGGGCTAGCTGGTGGGCGGGCTTTCACGGCCACGATGAGCCGGAGCAGCCGATCCAGCGCCGATCCATGAGCCACAGCAATGTGCTGGCTCCCCCTTTTCGGAACGAGGAATCGGCACACGGCATCCTGGTGAAGCTCGTCTGTAAGCTGGCCTACCGATTGAGGCAAGTCGGATACTCCGCCAGCAGCTTACAGGTCTCCGTTCAGGACCTGCGCGGCGCTCGATTTTCGGATGAGATCGGGTTGCCGCGGACCAACGATACGCCCACGTTATTGGGGCAGTTCTCCAAGCTGTGGCAAAGACGCCCCGCGAGCCTCTCTCCGCCAAAGAAAGTGGGGGTCTGCGTCACGGGGCTGGAGTTGACCTCGCAACTTTCTCGCGTGTTGTTCGACGAGATCGACAAGCTGCAGCACATCTCGCAGGCGATCGATGAGATTAACCATCGCTGGGGACCGTCGGCCATTTACTACGCCCCGGCACATCCCTATCGCGATGCGCTGGAGAACAAAATTGCCTTCGGGCGAATTCCCGACGAATGCGAATGGTAG
- a CDS encoding HAMP domain-containing protein: MTLVNRVSAFFLAALAICLAGYSLLGYVLIREHLYGQFDNRLRNAFRVLTAAIEVEPEGVKWQPSDHTIMLGDERDADDVRWVITDPRGHVVDRSRNLDAATVADARLLEWSARSAGDPHEIVDVAPWRLMQQTLAAPDPSSGDDRDADEFDALTLTVAGVPGELHANLFQLALLLVMLPAALWIVAAIVGRRYCQRALHPVRSMADQARAMQGADFQTRMDVAARRDELGELALAFNGLLDQLQQAFERQRRFTGNAAHQLRTPLTVLRGEIDLALRRPRSADEYRQTLETLSRQTENLQQIVETLLFLARAESDAAAPQKDELALAAWLPEHLARWRAHERGDDLTCSIDPRARVLASATLLGQAIDNLLENAMKYSPAGTPVQVHVITQGPEVAISVEDDGIGVPASERDLVFAPFYRSPAARQSGSEGIGLGLALVARVAEALGGRVACEAKGTRGARFVLYLPLSASVGHTTDYDLAQGQSLS; encoded by the coding sequence ATGACCCTGGTGAATCGTGTTTCGGCGTTCTTTCTAGCGGCGCTCGCCATCTGCCTGGCAGGATATTCGCTGCTGGGCTACGTGCTGATCCGCGAACACCTTTACGGCCAGTTCGACAATCGGTTGCGCAATGCCTTCCGGGTACTCACCGCCGCCATCGAAGTCGAGCCCGAGGGGGTCAAATGGCAGCCCTCGGACCACACGATCATGCTCGGCGACGAGCGCGACGCGGACGACGTGCGTTGGGTGATTACCGATCCGCGCGGTCACGTCGTCGATCGGTCGCGTAATCTCGACGCCGCCACGGTCGCCGATGCCCGGCTGCTCGAATGGTCGGCGCGGAGCGCCGGCGATCCGCACGAGATCGTCGATGTGGCCCCGTGGCGTCTGATGCAGCAGACGCTGGCAGCGCCCGATCCCAGCTCGGGTGACGATCGTGACGCGGATGAGTTCGACGCCCTGACCCTGACCGTGGCCGGCGTACCGGGAGAGTTGCACGCCAACTTGTTCCAGTTGGCACTCCTGCTCGTCATGCTGCCTGCGGCGTTATGGATCGTGGCGGCGATCGTGGGCCGGCGTTACTGCCAGCGGGCGCTTCATCCCGTCCGTTCGATGGCAGACCAGGCGCGCGCCATGCAGGGAGCCGATTTTCAAACGCGGATGGACGTGGCCGCGCGTCGCGACGAACTAGGCGAACTGGCCCTCGCCTTCAACGGACTGCTCGATCAATTGCAGCAAGCCTTCGAGCGCCAGCGACGCTTCACCGGCAACGCGGCGCACCAACTGCGTACTCCGCTGACGGTATTGCGCGGCGAGATCGATCTCGCCCTGCGCCGGCCGCGCAGCGCCGACGAATATCGCCAGACACTCGAAACGTTGAGTCGCCAGACAGAAAATCTGCAACAGATTGTCGAGACCCTCTTGTTCCTTGCCCGGGCCGAAAGCGATGCCGCGGCGCCGCAGAAGGACGAACTGGCATTGGCCGCCTGGTTGCCCGAACACCTGGCCCGCTGGCGGGCGCACGAGCGTGGCGATGACCTCACCTGCTCGATCGATCCCCGGGCGCGCGTGCTGGCCTCAGCCACGCTGCTGGGTCAAGCGATCGATAATCTGCTCGAGAACGCGATGAAGTACAGCCCCGCGGGCACGCCCGTGCAGGTACACGTCATCACCCAAGGCCCGGAGGTGGCCATCTCGGTCGAGGATGACGGCATCGGCGTGCCGGCTTCCGAGCGGGACCTGGTCTTTGCCCCCTTCTATCGATCTCCGGCAGCCAGGCAATCGGGCTCGGAAGGGATCGGGCTCGGATTAGCGCTCGTGGCTCGCGTGGCCGAGGCGCTCGGTGGCCGTGTGGCGTGCGAGGCGAAAGGCACGCGCGGCGCGCGCTTCGTGCTGTACCTGCCGCTGTCAGCTTCTGTGGGCCACACGACGGATTACGATCTCGCTCAGGGCCAGAGCCTGTCGTGA